The Primulina huaijiensis isolate GDHJ02 chromosome 18, ASM1229523v2, whole genome shotgun sequence DNA window TCCaactaatatataaatatatatatatatagacacacacacatatcCCTTGGAAGACAAAGGATCAAGATTAATCCAAAAATGGCGACTGAGAAGATGCAAAAGAGGCCTCATGCCATCATGATCTCTCTTCATTTCCAGGGCCATATCACTCCATTTGTAAATCTTGCTCTCAAGATAGCTTCCAAGGGATTATCTGTCACTTTTGTCCACAACGAATTCGTTCATCACAAGTTATCGAAATCCCACAAAATACACGAATTCAACTTATTTCCTGAGGCATGTGAGTCCGGTCTTGATATACGTTACACGACGATAAGCGATGGTTTTCCTGTCGAATTCGATCGATTTCTGCACAGAGAGGAGTACATGGAATCGATACTGCGAGATTTCCCCGCTCGAGTTGACGAGTTTGTCGGGAAGATGATCGAATCTAATccgtcctcggccacgttcttGGTCGCGGACACTTTGTATTCATGGCCGGCAACCATAGCCGAGAAGTATAATTTGGTGAATGTGTCGTTTTGGACTGAACCAGCTTTGGTGTTTTCTTTGGATTATCACTTGGAGCTTCTCagacaaaatggtcattttccATGTAAAGGTACGTTTTTGCCCTCGTCATTATCCTATTATCATCTCGTTCTACGAGTAAAGAGATGTCTACCTAATATATTTCGTTATTAATAAATGTTTGATCCGATTcacatttaattttaatataatatataatattaatattaatgttAATGTTACATAacatttgttaaaataaaataaaataaaatattaatttttttattaatttaaaattctttcCAAAAAAACGACCCCGATATAAAATGGAAGTGTTTAGTCTAATAAATCAattgtatttatatattattttatactttatttttgttttataatttagtCTACCGTCTTATAACATTtacatccaatttttttttccagtaagtttgattgttttttattttagtcaTTTAATTTGTCATAGTTTGATTTTTATACAACtgtctgaattttttttttctgttttttgcCCAAAGACTAAATTTACTTGATATTGTTTATTTGGACAATGATACTTTCTTACGTGACAcgtgacaaaaaaaaattttatattatacatattaaatatatataaacaaaaataacgagaaataacaatttttttttgctttattttgaaatattgatttattttgttttatcattttttatgaGATGAATTTTAATGTGAGTAATATGAAGTTACATATAAGAAAATTAGTGTAAAATAAATCACATTGGATGGATATGATGATTTatggtattaaaaaaaaagataaaaaaaacaaaaaaaatttactagATGTGGTATAAAAGTCAAATTTGATGAGTTATAAGgctaaatttcaaaacaaacttacttataagattaaaattacaaaacaggttcgaatctaaaaaaaattctaaacaatGTTTATTATATGAAATTCAAGTTCATAATAATAGATTAATAATATacaatttcattatattaaaataaatattaatctgCCATCTATGTAGACACGTGCATGATATGAATAATGATTTCAGATCCATTCTTAGTGCGGGACAGAGAGATATTACTTATTATAATTATCGTTATTGTTTTGTTTGGGGAGATGTTTATGATAATCGAGTATTCTGATTTCGTATTAAATTTAAGTTATTGACGGGAGATATTAGTAATagatgattttgaaaattttttatgtatCTTTTACAATATATCTACATATTAGAGGGAAATATTGAATACAatgacaaaattatatatatttgcatatcaaatctttagaataattttttttttcaaattcacAAAAACTTTTATGACACGATCTGatgagtcaattttatgagatgaaaTTACTATTTGAGTCACTATGCAAGAATATTACTTAGGATCGACCATCTCACGTATAAAGATACGTGAAGACCTATTCAAATCACACCAACTTTTTACCCAAAACATCCTCTTAATATACGTTTtcttcataaaataataaaaactcgaATGTAATATTTGATATTGCACTTTTCAACTAAAGATTTAGAATAATTAAAATCTTacttatatttaaacttaatcTGCATACACCATAGTGTACGAAGGGATATTCCTATAATTAAAGAGTTAACATAAGAGCACACTCTGATTGGTAAAAtaagtttgaaattatttacaaagGTCAATGTGTATGTGTACTTTATTTTTCCAAACTgagattttaattattattatggcTGTCTTTTTGTACAATTACAAATGCTCTAcataaatttaatgaaaaactCAAACGTTTTTGGTCCACTATATATGTTATTAAAGAACAATTTTAGTATGTTAGCTTagttttctttgaaattttaatcaatttttaatGTGTAGTGTCAGTATTAACACTTCCACAAAGAAAttactaaaataattataaattgaaACATATAAGATTAAAACGGAAATATGATTAAGGCAAACATATTGGACATTTATTGCAATTTGATCCCCTTGATCTAATTGTTAATTCTGTCAGATAATATAGAGGAAGAAATAAATTACATACCTGGAATTGAATCAATCAACACTAGGGACTTGATGCCATATCTAAAAGAAGCAGAAATGGCCACCATTTCGCCCAAAATTGTCATCAACTCATTTCGAGAAGTAAAGAAGGCAGATTTCATTTTGCACAACACAATCTACGAACTTGAACCAGCCACATTATCAGCTCTAAACAAAAACCAGCCAAATTACGCGATCGGACCCATAAGTTTCTCCCAAAATCTTGCCAAAGCCAATCCCGCTACGAACTTGAGTTTGTGGCCTGAATCAGACTGCACCAAATGGCTCAGCTCTAAGCCTCCAGGCTCGGTTTTATACATCTCATTCGGCAGCCTGGTTGAGGTTAGTGAACTGGTAATTCAAGAAATAGCTCACGGCATTTTACTCAGTGAAGTAAATTTTATATGGGCTGTTCGAGGGGGGATGACAAATGCTTTGCCACATGGATTTGAGGATAAAATGAAGGATAAAGGGCTCATTGTTCCATGGTGTAATCAAATCCATGTCCTTTCGAATCCACGCATTGGAGGGTTCTTGACGCATTGTGGTTGGAATTCGATCCAGGAAAGTATATGGTGTCGGGTTCCGATGATTTGTTATCCATTATCGTATGATCAACCTACAAATAGGAAATTGGTGGTTGATGTTTGGAAGATTGGGATTAACCTTAGTGATGGGGTGCCAATAAATCGAGCGGGTATAGCAGAGAacgtaaaaaaatttatgagtgCGTCTACTTCGAAGGGCTTGAGGATGGAGGCAAGAAAAATGAAAGACATTTTGCGGAATGCAATTGAAAATGGTGGATCTTCAGATATAAATTTTGACCATTTTATTAAGGATTTGAAAGCCAAGCTGTAAGAAATTTATTTGTGTTTAAACGTAATAACCTAATAAAATTTTACCCAATGCGGAAAAATGAATCGAATATTACCTCCAACAATTGAATATGAAGAATATTTTGAACACGTCATGGAATTTTTTCCGGTTGTTTGAGAATTTTCTAAGCACTCCAAACTTCACGATCGATGGTGTTGTATAACTTTTGGTGTGTATGCTTAGGTACCTTAAACGTCACTATTTATAGAAAACTTGTACCATCATcgaataagtttaaatttaaattgtgACTTATCatgatgaaatattttgaatttcaaaatatgATAACATTATCAAGATAATCAAAATATGATCAAGATAATTTATCAACATATAATTTTACAGATctaaatctttacaaatatatGACTAGTAGATAACATAGCTTGTGCATAATTAGATCTTTTAATTATCACCATAAGTGCcacttaatatataaaattttataacttaATAAATCTTTTCCAacattcagccacttgactaaCATACATCTCTTCATTACCAAATgagtgaaaaaaaataatacacgaATCATGGTGATAAGTCCCCTAAATGCgagtattatcttccatgtatcacaaTGTATAATGTTTCTCGAACTGAAATAATTTAATGAATAACCTTATGTTTATTTAAGTCCAACTTTAGTGAAATTTCTCATATCAATGAATGTGTACACAAATaacaaaaatgagaaaattatcataatagagttttattaataaatgaatttgttcttattaaaaaattacattGAAATCCCAAGTCCCATATTTTCCATAAGATCTTTAAATTTATGTGGTggaattaattttttcaaaagatcaacaatcatcaattcagtgctaatgtgtTCAAAAACCAATGTCTTATCTTTAACATGTTCTCTTATGGCTAATTACTTAGTGCCGATATGCTTACTTCGACTTCcacttttttttattcttatccaaaaaaatagcagctgaattgtcacaaaATCGTATCAATGGCCTAGAAATAGAATCCACGATTCTAAGCCCTGGAATGAAACTTTTCATCCAAACACCACGTGAAGTGGTctcaaaacaagatacgaactCAGCCTCCATAGTCGAAGTAGCATTCAAAGTCTGCTATGCGCTTCTCCAAGATACAACTCCACTAGCTAAAGAAAATATATCTTGAAGgtgattttcttgaatcaatgcagTCAGCGTAGTATGAATCAGAGTAGCAAATTACTTCCAAATTATCAGTTCGTCCGAACATAAGCAAGTAATCCTCGGTCCTTTGAAGGTACCTCATCACTTTCTTTGTAGCTTTATAGTGGTCCATACTCGGATTACTCTGATATATCCCCAGCATTCCAACTATATATGCAGTATCACGTCTAGTGCAAACTTTAGTATAATCAAGCTTCCAACATCAGAAGCATAAAGAATTTCTTCATTTGTTCAATGTCAAAGTCATTCTTTGGGAATTGATCCAAATTGAATTCGTTGCCCTTCATTACGGGAGCCACACTCGGTGAACAATCCTTCATCGAAAATCTAtgtaaaactttgttgatataggtcTCTTGAGAAAATCCTAAGTTCCCTCGAGATCTATCTCTATGCACCTTGATGACAATTACATAAAATGCATCActcatatccttcatatcaaattttttagataGAAATTATTCTCATATAGCAATTTCATTGCAAGTagtatatcatccacatatatgATAAGGAAACAAATTTTACTCGCATTGACTTGTGGTATATACATTGATTCATGATGTTATCTAAGAAACCAAATGAAGAGATAATGTCATTAAATTTTAGATACAACTGACGGGAGGCTTGCTtcaatatatatagattttttaaGCTTATACaccaattgctcaccattactagaggAAAATCTTTCTGGTTGTTTCATAGAAACTTCTTCTTCTATATCACTATTGAGAAACAccgttttcacatccatttttTGCAACTCGAGGTTAAAATGTGCAACTCATGCCATACTTATTCAAAGAGAATCTTTCTTATACACAGGAGAAAACATCTTCTTACAATCGATTCCTTCCCTTTGAGTGAATCCCTGAGCATTGAGTCTTGTTTGATATATTTCATTGTTTCCCGATGAGTCTTTCTTTGCTTTGAAGACCCACTTACATCCAATGGTCCTCACACCATTAGGAAATTTAACAAAGTCCTAGACTCGATTTGATGTCATTGAAGTTATTTATTCTTTCATGACATCATAGCGTAATTTCAATTCACTACAACTTATAGCTTGTGAAAATATTTTAGGATCATTTTCAGCTCCTATGTTAATGTCTGATTcttgcatatacacaatatagtCACTAGGTATTGCTAATttttcttattctagtagatcttATTAAGTTGTTATCTTGGGGAGCTTCTTGAATGATTGTTTGATCAACAATTATTTCTTCTTCCCAATTAACAGTTTGATCGACTAGATTTTCATCAGAATCTTGTGGATTTTGATAAATTGGTTGTACATCACCCGTGTGGCTTGATTGGTTCAAAAGACAACCAATAGATCACTTGAACCAGAGGGTTGATCACTAATGTGATCTCCTTCAAGAATTATATCTTGTGGATtatcactcccactaatcaagtcattctCAAGAAATTTAGAATTTCTTGATTTAACAATTATAGTGTTATAAGATGGACAATAAAATCTGTATCCCTTGTATTTTTTGGCATACACAATGAAATATCTACTTACGGTTCTTGGGTGCAGTTTTTTTTCTTGTGGGTAATAAACTCTTAATTTAGACAGACATTCCAAATGCGTATATGTGCAAACTCGGTTTCCTGCCTTTCCATAATTCAAATGGCGTCATTGGGACAGTCTTAGATGGAACTCATTTTAATATATACACTGCTATTTTAAGAGCTTCAATCCACAAGATCTTGGCAAGTTTGGACTTACTCCTAACCATATCCATTAAAGTTTGGTTTCTTCTTTTAACCACACTattttggtccggagaaccagAAATTGTATATTGTGCAGTAATCacattttcttgaataaaattcacaaattacCCAAAAgtttgttcattttcagagtaTCTACCATAATATTCACCAGATCTATCAGACCTCACGATCTTAATTTGTTTATCACATTTTTTTCtacttcagccttaaaaactTTAAAGACATCCAATGCTTCGTGTTTGTTATGAAGCAAGCAGATATACATGTATCCTGAGTAATCGTcaatgaaagtgatgaaatatTTCAGAGTTTTCATGTACATGTCAGGATAACATATATTTGTATGTTTGATGTTTAACAATTTGGTACTCCTCTTGGAACCTCTTTTGGATTTATTGTTCTGCTTACTCTTAATGTTGTCCACACACgtctcaaaaatattaaaattctaagtactgagtactccatcatttattaattttttaatcatcCCTATGGGGATGTGTCCCAATCTCTGGGGTCACAATATAGAAGAATTatcatttataacacatcttttaaggCCTGCTTGAACACTCATAGTGGTtttgctatttttttaattttttttttggcaaggAAATTGGAAAAGACTATCAATCATTGTACAATGTCCAATAAGATtggatttataaaataaattcatattattattcaaaatttgaaatgagtatCCAAACGGTACAAGGCATGAAATTGGAATTAAATTTCTAGAAAACTTGGAACATACAAATTTTTTCtccaaaacaaaaacaaaatcactatcaaaactaaattaaaagtccatatAGCCTCCACATGTAAACACATATTTTGTCCCGAATAGATGCTCCGTTCACTTCTCATTGGCTTCCTTATGTTTTGCGTACCCTACAAGATATTTGAGACAGGATCGTAGAACCAGAGTCAATCCATCATGTGTTATAAATCGTAttaaccatattagattcataacaaataaataaaataggaaTACTTTTTTCTCAAGTCAATCTTTGAATTTGGTATGatccttcttcatgtgtctCGCTTTTCACAAAAGaaacatttgaatttttttattgatgtcAGGTTGAtgtgaaaattttcttttctcttgactttggcttgcttATTAGATTTTCATTGTGCTGTCAAAAAAACATTATCACTCTTCTCCTTCAAAAACCCTCCATCATCTTGAATACACATGGTAATCAATTCATTGATTGAGACCATTTATCtttatgtgtgttgtaagaAATTTTAAAGGGTTCATATTattgtggaagagtgcataaaatgaAGTGCGCAATAAAGTTATTAGATATTTCCACTTCAAATGTTTTCAATCGAGCCATTATGTCTCTAATCTTTATGATATTCTCTCGCACACACCTTTCACACTTGcgagccttaatgaagagaattatGTTATTAGGGTACTGACAAAGGCCTTGTCTTGTAAATTGTTCATAAATTGCCTTAGTaggtttttgactttttcatgCCGTCAATCGAACCACGAATACAAACAAAAATcttggtctttatgaacataACGCATAGGCGATTAGATCACTCCCacttttcataaagatcaacctCTTTAGTTCGTTAAATTCGTCTATGGCAGGTGGTTCGTTTTTCCTTATGGCATTGTCAATATCCATCAACCATATTTGAAGGAGAACTCTTTCATTCTAGAATTTGTAATTATCCCCTTTGAGTTTGGAGATGTCATAACTTATATCAAAGAAATTAATTGGTAGTACTGtaagaaatttaataaacatgcttattaaaaaaatattttgaagaaatttcatgttttaccaattaaatcatgcacaaaaaatttaaagaaaacttGCCTACGAGCTaaagtttaaatttaattagattTTATGCAACtttctaataaaaatattaaaataattttggttaACTCCCGTTggtaaagtaaaaaaataataatttaaaattttatcttaattaattacataaatgTGATAAAGTCCCAGTGGGTAAACTTTATTATATTCACATAATTAATTGGAATTTTTGTCcataatttgattaaaatcaacttaatgtataattttgtataattaaagGTAATATTACTAaaccttaattatttaaaatcatacGCTTTACTGGACAAAATTTTGACTTCACTTAAttcattatataataattattaataacaCAATCTATACTTTCAAGAGTGCTCAGAGAAAAGATTGGTGGAGCTAAGGCCTCTTTAAAAACCAAACTCCTTAGACAGAGCAATTCCAAGAAGAATAGTGGGATCTATGGCCTAGCATTAGCATCTAGTTTGGGAAGAACTCCATCAGATCATGTTTTCATGTGtatatcataattaatattactTAATTATCCATATTATGGAACTATAAGCCTGAACTTTAACTTAATTTGTTCATAAAAATTATAGAcccaaatataatttattattacataaaaaatttgatataatttttaaatacatgAAAGATAAAGAAATGCATCATAATATTTTACACATCTTCtccaaataatttaaacatacaaaatatcaatgattttaaaaatgcGAAATATCTATAATTTTGgagatatgatatttaaaaggattaaaattttaaacaaattcaaaatttaaaatattgtagCAGACAAACAGttcctaaaatttaaaaaaattctcaattttTGAGCCCTAAAATTCGAAATTGAAAACTCTAGGTTTAATAAATCATCATCATCCCGCCTCCACctagacttgtcaaattgggcCAAGCCCGTCGGTCTGGCCCGCCCCGCCATAAAATTTGAGcgggttgggttgataaaatagtAGCCTATTTTAAGGCGGGCCAAATGGGCTGAGCCCGTTTGGGTTACAGGCCAAGACGTTGCGGGCCTAAACGGGGCGGGCTGGCTCAACAAATTAGGgtaggattttattttttttgagtaAATCTGCCCAGTGCGTGCAGTAAATCTGCTCCTTCTCTCAAGTGAGTAAATCTGTCGATTGCCCTGGTCCTTCTATCAGCAACTGTGAATGTAAGTTTCATCATCGATTTTGACTGAATTTGGGGGCTTGATTTTGTTATCATTTCTCGTCTCTCTCTCATTTCTCGTTTCTCGTTTCTCTCTCTCTATTTAGTGGACATGGCATGTGTCATAGTTAGCGTATGACTCTGGACTCCGTGTCTTTCAATTAACCGATTCTTGGATGGCCATTTGTGGTCCTTAATAATCTGAATATTTAAGATAGCCTGTAACACTaagatgtaatttttttgagcAATGATGAGTATATTTTTTTGAGCTTTTTCTATAGAGGTAGCAGAAATAAATTTGAAGTGAATTAGGGGTTATGGAAGTGCAAAGCTAGTAGATTTGTGGAAACACTTGATATGAAAGATCAATCTCTGAAATTGTAAATATTAAGTTTGTGAAGTTGTTAGATAATTTGTTGGGATTGGGAGTGATTTGAGAATATGAAAATGGCTAAATCTCAGTAGCCTACTAAAGTCTTCGGATTGTTGGGGTTTTAACATATTTTGAGGAAATATAAAGGAAAGAGAGTTTTTCGGTGGCTACAGGCCATAGTTTTGAATTTTCCTTTTTCTCGTTCCTTACCAAGAGGGATTAGGACTGGGTTGTTGTAAATGATTCCTTTTCTATACACAGAATCATCATCTTTTCAGATAATTGTAGGCTCGATTGACATAATTCTTTCGTAATAATGGGTCTTATTTCGAATTAGCCGGTGTAAAGAATCTGTTGCGGTATGTTTCGAGAATAATGATAACTGGATCTGGATTAAAAATCAACCTTCCCTACATGTCTTATTTTGTGATATGGCAATGACAAAATTTTTTGTCTCAGTTTTTTGATGGTAATGAATCACTGGGTTTTTTGATGGTAATTAAAAATCAATCTTCCCTACATGTCTTTATTACTCTCCCCTTtgtgattttattttcctttcctttaatttgaaatgaatcaCTGGTATATTTGATTTCAGATTCAGGAATATTAGAAAGATGGTATTATTTATtccaataatttgaaatttaatactTTCTGCCTTCTggaaatcattttatttttaatcaaaatcagAATTAGTAATAATgagtaatatttttcactcaTTATTTTTCACTACTTTCTGGAAATTTTTTTGAGCAATGATGagtaatatttttcagtatTGTATTTGCAGATTATGGATTCTAATATAAACCAAAATATTAACATAGATGATTATGAGGAAATCGGAAACAACAAGCATGGTCAGGAGGAAGCTACAACAAAAAAGCCTAAAGAATATTCTGATGTCTGgaattattttacgaaaaaAGAGATTGGTCAAGATGGTATACAAAGAGCCGAATGTAAGGCATGCAAGAAAGAGTATAAATGTGGGGGAAAACAATACGGGAATTCTACATTAAGGCGTCATCTTCAAAATAGCAAAATggtaaaatttcatgatgttggACAAATGATTATTGATCATGATGGGAACATGAGGTCCAAAAAAATAGATCAAAAAATTTCACGTGAGTTATTAGCTGCTGCTGTTATTAAGCATGATtagccatttttttttttatcgagtaTGATGGTATTAGAGCTTGGGTTAAATATATAAATCCTGATGTGCTTTGTATTTTCAGAAATACTCTTGTTTCCGACATTTCAAGAATCTACATGAGAGAGAAAGAGAAACTTAGGCAAACTTTGGCTAGCATAAAAAATAGTATTTGTTTAACTTCAGATGTATGGACTGCATGCACTAGTGAGGGATACATTTGCTTGAGTGCCCACTTTGTTGATGATGATTGGAAATTGAATAGTAAAATACTTAACTTTGCTCATATGCCTCCTCCACACTCAGGAGTCGAATTGGCATCAAAATTGTTTGGATTTTTGAAGGAATGGAGGATTGAGAAAAAAGTTCTCTCTTTGACATTGGATAATGCATCAAGTAATGATAATATGCAAGGCATTTTGAAAGAACGACTCTCGTTGCATGATAGCATGTTGTATGATGGTGAATTTTTTCATGTTCGTTGTTCTGCTCATATATTGAATCTCATTGTCTAAGAAGGTCTCAAAATAGCTAGTGTAGCTTTGAATAAAATTAGAGAATCTGTCAAGTATGTGAAAGGCTCAGAGGGTAGGAtgagaaaatttgaagattgTGTGAGAGCAGTTGGTAACATTGACAGTAGTATTGGTTTGAGATTGGATGTGCCTACTCGTTGGAATTCAACATATTTGATGTTGGATAGTGCCATCAAACATAAAAGGcattttcttcttttcaattgaatgataataattataaatattgtcCTTCAAGTAAAGAGTGGGAAAGAGGAgaaaaaatatgtgaatttcTTGAGCTATTTTATGATACTACTAATTTGATCTCGGGTTCTTCTTATCCTACATCAAATTTGTACTTCATGCAAGTTTGGAAGATCGAGGTT harbors:
- the LOC140963714 gene encoding UDP-glycosyltransferase 86A1-like isoform X1 — encoded protein: MATEKMQKRPHAIMISLHFQGHITPFVNLALKIASKGLSVTFVHNEFVHHKLSKSHKIHEFNLFPEACESGLDIRYTTISDGFPVEFDRFLHREEYMESILRDFPARVDEFVGKMIESNPSSATFLVADTLYSWPATIAEKYNLVNVSFWTEPALVFSLDYHLELLRQNGHFPCKDNIEEEINYIPGIESINTRDLMPYLKEAEMATISPKIVINSFREVKKADFILHNTIYELEPATLSALNKNQPNYAIGPISFSQNLAKANPATNLSLWPESDCTKWLSSKPPGSVLYISFGSLVEVSELVIQEIAHGILLSEVNFIWAVRGGMTNALPHGFEDKMKDKGLIVPWCNQIHVLSNPRIGGFLTHCGWNSIQESIWCRVPMICYPLSYDQPTNRKLVVDVWKIGINLSDGVPINRAGIAENVKKFMSASTSKGLRMEARKMKDILRNAIENGGSSDINFDHFIKDLKAKL
- the LOC140963714 gene encoding UDP-glycosyltransferase 86A1-like isoform X2 — translated: MATEKMQKRPHAIMISLHFQGHITPFVNLALKIASKGLSVTFVHNEFVHHKLSKSHKIHEFNLFPEACESGLDIRYTTISDGFPVEFDRFLHREEYMESILRDFPARVDEFVGKMIESNPSSATFLVADTLYSWPATIAEKYNLVNVSFWTEPALVFSLDYHLELLRQNGHFPCKEEEINYIPGIESINTRDLMPYLKEAEMATISPKIVINSFREVKKADFILHNTIYELEPATLSALNKNQPNYAIGPISFSQNLAKANPATNLSLWPESDCTKWLSSKPPGSVLYISFGSLVEVSELVIQEIAHGILLSEVNFIWAVRGGMTNALPHGFEDKMKDKGLIVPWCNQIHVLSNPRIGGFLTHCGWNSIQESIWCRVPMICYPLSYDQPTNRKLVVDVWKIGINLSDGVPINRAGIAENVKKFMSASTSKGLRMEARKMKDILRNAIENGGSSDINFDHFIKDLKAKL